In one Maniola hyperantus chromosome 6, iAphHyp1.2, whole genome shotgun sequence genomic region, the following are encoded:
- the Tsp2A gene encoding tetraspanin-2A — translation MAGVGRGDGQGPAVGKLESQIYCIKYTLFCFNIVLWLFGASVFALCLWICIEPGFNEWMNILQLQKYFIGIYIILIGSLGVMVVSFLGCGSALMENVKLLYAYIISQIASFVFGLVGACVVLDFSTYDSSIQPLIKDVILRLMNNPQHEGSREILRMVQEGIGCCGADGPMDYLHLNKPLPSECRDSVTGNAHFHGCVDELTWFLESKTGWLAGIVLASCMICVINAVMSMVLIQAVKKEEEESVTYKN, via the exons ATGGCGGGGGTTGGCAGAGGCGACGGGCAAGGGCCGGCGGTTGGAAAACTCGAGTCACAGATTTATTGCATCAAGTATACTCTGTTCTGCTTCAACATTGTATTATGG TTGTTCGGCGCATCAGTCTTTGCTCTATGTCTCTGGATATGCATCGAGCCTGGATTCAACGAGTGGATGAACATTCTCCAGCTGCAGAAGTACTTCATCGGCATCTACATCATACTCATTGGCTCACTGGGCGTCATGGTCGTTTCCTTCCTCGGGTGTGGTTCAGCACTTATGGAAAATGTTAAGCTTCTATATGCG TATATAATATCGCAAATAGCGTCCTTTGTGTTCGGACTGGTCGGCGCCTGTGTTGTGCTGGACTTCTCTACGTATGACTCTAGCATTCAACCTCTCATCAAAGACGTAATTTTAAGGCTAATGAATAACCCTCAGCATGAAGGCAGTCGAGAAATCCTTAGGATGGTACAAGAAGGG ATCGGCTGCTGCGGAGCTGATGGCCCAATGGACTACCTCCACCTGAACAAGCCGTTGCCATCAGAATGCCGCGACTCCGTCACCGGCAACGCCCATTTCCACGGCTGCGTGGACGAGCTCACCTGGTTCCTGGAATCCAAAACTGGATGGTTGGCGGGCATCGTTCTTGCGTCTTGTATGATTTGT gTGATAAACGCGGTCATGTCTATGGTCCTCATCCAAGCAGTCaagaaggaagaagaagaatcagTGACATACAAAAACTGA